A window of Methylocaldum szegediense genomic DNA:
ACCGGCCCGGACCCGTTGCCAAAGGAAATACGCATCGGGTACCAGAAATTCGGCACCCTGATTCTTTTGAAGTCGAAAGGGGACCTGGAACGGCGTTTAGCCCCTCTGGGCGTTTCGGTCGCCTGGGCTGAGTTCCAGTTTGGTCCACCCATGCTGGAAGCGTTGAACGCCGGCAGCATCGATTTCGCCACCACCGGGGAAACGCCGCCGGTATTCGGCCAGGCGGCTCGAGGTTCCCAGCTAGTCTATGTCGGATACGAATCGCCTTCGCCAGAAGGCGAGGCCATTATCGTCCCGAAGGATTCGAACATTAGTAGCGTCGCCGATCTCAAAGGCCGCAGGGTGGCCGTAGCCAAAGGGTCCAATTCGCATTATTTGTTGGTGAGGGCCTTGGCCAAGGCCGGCCTCGGATTGAAAGACATCCAGGTGAGCTACCTGGCGCCGGCCGACGCGCGGGCGGCTTTCGAGCGCGGCGCAGTGGACGCCTGGTCGATTTGGGATTTCTACCTGGCGGCGGCGCAGGAAACCCTGGGCGCACGAATCCTCGTCGACGGCAAGGGGTTGGTCGACAATCACGAAATCTATACCTCGAGGCGTGGGTTCGCGGAACGATATCCCGAACTCGTCAAGATCGTGCTCGAGGAGATCGCCAAAATCGATGACTGGACGCGCGATCACCCGGCCGAAGCTGCCGAGTTTCTTTCGAGTCAGGTCGGAGTCGCGTCCAATGTTATCGAGCTCGCGCTGAAGCGCCGGAAATACGGCCTCAACGGGGTCTCACCGCAACTGGTCGAAGCTCAGCAAAAAATTGCCGACACCTTGCATGCGATTGGCCTAGTTCCGCAGCCGATTCGCGTGGCCGATGCCGCTTGGATGTTCAACTGAGGGGAGGAGATGCGTCGTGAGCATGTCGTGGGTTCTGCAGGTTCGAGGCGACGGATACCGTCTGGGTGCGAGGCAAGGTCGAGCGTTGGCGGTTGCGGGCTATTTGCGACGGACGGCTCTGCCGGTGTTTCGCGGCGGGTTTCGGGACGTGCCCGCGTTCGTCGATGAGCTTGCCGTCGAACCACTCTATTGCGGTATCACTCCGCGGGGCGAACCGCCGGAAACCATTGTTGCTCAGCGGCCAAAAGGGGTGATGTCATGATCGAGCGGGGGGCGATTCGCGTCGCGGCGAGTGTGGTTCCGTGGTTGCTGCCCGGCAGTTTGTTGAGCGCCTGGTTCGTGTTGGCCAAGCTGAACTGGATTCCGCCGCAAATTTTCCCTGCACCGTGGGAGGTTCTCCAAGCCGGCGTCGAATTGGCCCGTTCCGGCGCGTTGCTGGAACATCTCCGCATCAGCGCCGCTCGTGCCGGTATGGGCTTCTTGATCGGTGGCAGCATCGGTTTTTCTTTGGGCTTGATCAATGGCGTTTCCTCTGTCGCGGAAAGCTTGCTCGATACCACGCTGCAAATGATCCGCAATGTTCCTCATTTGGCGCTCATCCCGTTGGTCATCCTCTGGTTCGGTATCGACGAAGCGGCCAAGGTGTTTCTCGTCGCCTTGGGCGTTTTCTTTCCCATTTACATCAACACCTTTCATGGCGTCCGAACGGTAGACAGACAACTCGTAGAAATGGGCCGGACCTATGGTCTGAGCGGCTGGCGTTTGTTCCGGGACGTGATTTTTCCGGGGGCATTGCCATCAATTTTGATCGGTGTTCGT
This region includes:
- the ssuC gene encoding aliphatic sulfonate ABC transporter permease SsuC — encoded protein: MIERGAIRVAASVVPWLLPGSLLSAWFVLAKLNWIPPQIFPAPWEVLQAGVELARSGALLEHLRISAARAGMGFLIGGSIGFSLGLINGVSSVAESLLDTTLQMIRNVPHLALIPLVILWFGIDEAAKVFLVALGVFFPIYINTFHGVRTVDRQLVEMGRTYGLSGWRLFRDVIFPGALPSILIGVRYALGFMWLTLIVAETIATTSGIGYLAMNAREFMQTDVVVMAILLYSLLGKLADTLARLLERKLLSWHPSYQAP
- a CDS encoding sulfonate ABC transporter substrate-binding protein, encoding MRSEANVFGFRPLSVWLAALAFFLAGIAYAADTGPDPLPKEIRIGYQKFGTLILLKSKGDLERRLAPLGVSVAWAEFQFGPPMLEALNAGSIDFATTGETPPVFGQAARGSQLVYVGYESPSPEGEAIIVPKDSNISSVADLKGRRVAVAKGSNSHYLLVRALAKAGLGLKDIQVSYLAPADARAAFERGAVDAWSIWDFYLAAAQETLGARILVDGKGLVDNHEIYTSRRGFAERYPELVKIVLEEIAKIDDWTRDHPAEAAEFLSSQVGVASNVIELALKRRKYGLNGVSPQLVEAQQKIADTLHAIGLVPQPIRVADAAWMFN